A single genomic interval of Sinorhizobium garamanticum harbors:
- a CDS encoding efflux RND transporter periplasmic adaptor subunit codes for MRVWKQLAVSALVLVVGAAAWVRFAPGAGETLAAIGVSHPLIDALSKSQGGEGEGGRRNGGRGQGGQGGFGDATLVVVRPSASAIVNDRLNAIGNGEAIHSVTVTPTATGNLTEILVKSGERIARGQVIARLDSDDQKVAAEQARLTRDSAQEKVQRYRNLSTARAVTAVEVRDAEIALQAAELALKTAELDLRRRDIVAPSKGVVGIITVNVGDYVTTSTPIVVVDDRSQILVDFWVPERFASKIFVDQPVTANAIAQPGRQLEGVIHAIDNRLDQASRTLRVRARLENPDDMLRAGMSFSVTMAFDGDRYPTVDPLAIQWSSDGSYIWRVNGDRSERVPVKIIQRNPDKVLVDATLAEGDRIVTEGVQRLRDGGAVRVAGENRPEPQQKVAGEAQ; via the coding sequence ATGCGAGTTTGGAAGCAGCTGGCGGTCAGCGCCCTTGTGCTCGTCGTGGGGGCGGCAGCTTGGGTGCGTTTTGCGCCCGGCGCGGGCGAGACGCTGGCGGCAATCGGCGTTTCACATCCGCTGATCGATGCACTGTCGAAGTCGCAGGGGGGCGAAGGTGAAGGCGGGCGGCGCAATGGCGGGCGCGGGCAGGGTGGCCAGGGCGGCTTCGGCGATGCGACGTTGGTCGTCGTCAGACCGTCGGCAAGCGCGATCGTCAACGACAGGCTCAACGCCATCGGCAACGGCGAAGCAATCCACTCCGTGACGGTGACGCCGACGGCGACCGGCAACCTCACCGAGATCCTGGTAAAATCCGGCGAGAGGATCGCCCGGGGCCAGGTGATCGCCCGGCTCGACAGCGACGACCAGAAGGTTGCGGCAGAACAGGCGAGGCTCACGCGTGACAGCGCGCAGGAAAAGGTGCAGCGCTATCGCAATCTCAGCACGGCAAGGGCTGTGACGGCAGTCGAAGTTCGCGACGCGGAAATCGCGCTGCAGGCGGCAGAACTGGCGCTGAAAACGGCGGAGCTCGATCTCAGACGCCGCGATATCGTCGCGCCCTCGAAGGGGGTCGTCGGCATCATCACCGTCAATGTCGGCGACTACGTCACGACCTCGACGCCGATCGTGGTGGTGGACGACCGATCGCAAATCCTCGTCGATTTCTGGGTGCCGGAACGCTTCGCCAGCAAGATTTTTGTCGACCAGCCGGTGACGGCGAATGCGATCGCGCAGCCCGGGCGGCAGCTCGAAGGCGTCATTCACGCGATCGACAACCGTCTCGATCAGGCGAGCCGGACGCTCCGCGTCCGCGCACGGCTCGAAAATCCCGACGACATGCTGCGGGCGGGCATGTCCTTCTCGGTTACCATGGCCTTCGACGGTGACCGTTATCCGACGGTCGATCCGTTGGCGATCCAGTGGAGTTCGGATGGATCCTATATCTGGCGTGTCAACGGCGACCGCAGCGAGCGAGTGCCGGTCAAGATTATCCAGCGCAATCCGGACAAGGTGCTTGTCGACGCCACTCTTGCCGAGGGCGACCGCATCGTGACCGAGGGCGTGCAGCGCCTGCGCGATGGCGGCGCGGTGCGCGTCGCCGGCGAAAACCGGCCCGAGCCTCAGCAGAAGGTCGCGGGAGAGGCACAATGA